The following proteins are co-located in the Blattabacterium sp. (Blatta orientalis) str. Tarazona genome:
- a CDS encoding glycogen/starch synthase — translation MTGKRLLYVSSDLFPFSSENPISLSVLKATKFMQSIGNDVRIFMPRFGVINERRHQLHEVIRLSGMNLIINEMDQPLLIKVASIPDARLQVYFIDNEEYFKRKAIYEDENGIFFHDNDERALFLTKGVLEAVKKLNWKPDIIHIYGWISSFIPLYIKNFYKNDPVYQNTKIVVSIYNNPFKGIINKDIIKKVKFDGIKSRKLKLLENPNYFNLIKLCMFFSDAIIKGDLSFPKEIEDYIDENKLLVLKYYPVEKIETVYQQFYKETVLETD, via the coding sequence ATGACAGGTAAACGTCTATTATATGTTTCTTCAGATTTATTTCCTTTCTCTTCAGAGAATCCTATTTCTTTGTCAGTTTTAAAGGCTACCAAGTTTATGCAGTCTATAGGAAACGATGTACGTATATTCATGCCCCGTTTTGGAGTAATAAATGAACGAAGACATCAATTGCATGAAGTCATTCGTTTGTCAGGAATGAATTTAATTATTAATGAGATGGATCAACCTTTATTAATTAAGGTAGCATCTATTCCTGATGCAAGGCTGCAAGTTTATTTTATAGATAATGAAGAATATTTTAAAAGAAAAGCTATATATGAAGATGAGAATGGAATATTTTTTCATGATAATGATGAAAGAGCCCTTTTTTTAACAAAAGGAGTTTTGGAAGCTGTTAAAAAATTGAATTGGAAGCCAGATATTATTCATATATATGGTTGGATTAGTTCTTTTATTCCACTGTATATTAAGAATTTTTACAAAAATGATCCTGTTTACCAGAATACGAAAATAGTGGTTTCTATTTATAATAATCCTTTTAAAGGAATTATTAACAAGGATATTATTAAAAAGGTAAAATTTGATGGAATTAAATCTAGAAAATTAAAATTGTTAGAAAATCCAAATTATTTTAATCTGATAAAATTATGTATGTTTTTTTCCGATGCCATAATTAAAGGAGATCTTTCTTTTCCTAAAGAAATAGAAGACTATATAGATGAAAATAAATTATTAGTATTAAAATATTATCCTGTAGAAAAAATAGAAACCGTTTATCAACAATTTTATAAAGAAACTGTTTTAGAAACAGATTAA
- a CDS encoding NAD(P)-dependent oxidoreductase gives MIKRILILDKDHPYIIYKLRKEGFICDENYSDPIEKIIKFISLYDGIILRSRLKLNKNLLKEAKKLRFIARIGSGVENIDKDYVYKNRITLISTPEGNRDSVAEHAIAMLLSIMNHLFISNQEIIKGKWNRESNRGREIKGKTIGIIGYGNTGKAFAKKLSGFEATILCYDILPKVGNIYAQQVDMNTIFLKSDIISLHVPYTRKTKGMINEHFIKKFSKPFYFINTSRGGCVITDHLVKALKNGKICGACLDVIEYEKCSFENFFYHRKLPKNFFYLIHSKKVILTPHIAGWTKESKYKMAQIIVKKILSLKEKNSILKKII, from the coding sequence ATGATAAAAAGAATATTAATTTTAGATAAAGATCATCCTTATATTATATATAAATTAAGGAAAGAGGGATTTATTTGCGACGAAAATTATTCTGATCCTATAGAAAAAATTATAAAATTTATCTCCCTATATGATGGAATTATTTTAAGAAGTAGATTGAAATTAAATAAAAACTTGCTTAAAGAAGCAAAAAAATTAAGATTTATAGCTCGTATCGGATCTGGAGTAGAAAATATAGATAAAGACTATGTTTATAAAAATAGGATCACCTTAATTTCTACTCCAGAAGGAAATAGAGATTCCGTGGCAGAACATGCAATAGCTATGCTTTTATCTATAATGAATCATCTCTTTATTTCTAACCAAGAAATCATAAAAGGTAAATGGAATAGAGAATCTAATAGGGGAAGAGAAATTAAGGGAAAAACTATAGGAATTATTGGATATGGAAACACAGGAAAAGCTTTCGCTAAAAAACTTTCAGGATTCGAAGCTACAATATTATGTTATGACATTTTACCTAAAGTAGGAAATATTTATGCACAACAAGTAGATATGAATACAATTTTTCTGAAATCAGATATAATTAGTTTACACGTTCCTTACACAAGGAAAACTAAAGGGATGATTAACGAACATTTTATAAAAAAATTCAGTAAACCTTTTTATTTTATTAACACCTCTCGTGGAGGATGTGTAATTACCGATCATTTAGTAAAAGCATTAAAAAATGGAAAAATATGTGGAGCATGCTTAGATGTGATAGAATACGAAAAATGTTCTTTTGAAAATTTTTTTTATCATCGAAAACTCCCTAAAAATTTTTTTTATCTTATTCATTCTAAAAAAGTTATTCTTACACCACATATAGCTGGATGGACCAAAGAATCAAAATATAAAATGGCTCAAATAATTGTAAAAAAGATTCTTTCTCTCAAAGAAAAAAACTCTATATTGAAAAAAATTATATAA
- a CDS encoding transglycosylase domain-containing protein, producing MSNKKNRKISFYFRLLLFYFWFFYFLGIGAAFIIFYAASKGYLGTLPSTKDIENPIMEVGSEVYDSNGILLGKFFSENRTLITYQKLPKNLVNALMSKEDIRFKYHSGIDAKSLLRAIFSLGKKGGGSTISQQLAKLLFTGPSAKNKLQRMHQKLLEWVMAIELEKRYTKEEIITMYYNKFDFLYNAKGIETASHTYFNKKASELNLGECATLVGMLENPSLYNPKLYPNRAKKQRNLVLYQMKKYDFINNKRYKDELEKPVKINFKIQKKDFELLTYYGEFLKKEIQEALDDYEKKTGQKLNLYSSGLKIYTSIDAKMQDYAEKAVKKHLSQLQILFNNSQKKNKNAPFLNITPEKTKRILLSAMHRTQLYQDLRQKGISEEKIIETFKKPQNTKLFTWNGYKKVFISPWEFIRYQKSIIQAGLISIEASTGYIKAWVGGVDFNYFQYDHVAKTQRQVGSVFKPILYAAAINELHYTPCTKISNEKFHLGKWSPRNSNGKYGGFLTLKDGLALSVNTISARLISQITTGPVINLARKMGIDSLIPKHPSIALGSSDLTLYEMTGAFNTFTNYGIYVRPSILVKIEDEYGKLIKEHIDLSRRQVFSEEVAYIMLKLMQGVVQYGTAKRLHKYNFFVGDIAGKTGTTNENSDGWFIGMTPNLTTGIWVGWEDRFAHFESIKLGQGANMALPIWAYYMRSLYKDSSLIYHEKLLFHKPENYHWDNCEEDHNNDKEKNKNIIDLDENLNLENGSKNDENLNLENGSKNDDQ from the coding sequence GTGTCTAATAAAAAAAATAGAAAAATAAGTTTTTACTTTCGTTTGCTTCTTTTTTACTTTTGGTTTTTCTATTTTCTAGGAATAGGAGCTGCTTTTATAATTTTTTATGCAGCTTCTAAAGGTTATCTAGGCACTCTTCCTAGTACAAAAGATATTGAAAATCCTATAATGGAAGTTGGATCAGAAGTATATGATTCCAATGGGATTTTATTAGGAAAATTTTTCTCAGAAAATAGAACTTTGATTACTTATCAAAAACTTCCAAAAAATCTTGTTAATGCTCTCATGTCAAAGGAAGATATTCGTTTCAAATATCATTCTGGAATAGATGCAAAATCTCTCCTTAGAGCTATTTTTTCTTTAGGAAAGAAAGGAGGAGGAAGTACGATTTCTCAACAATTAGCCAAACTTTTATTTACAGGTCCATCTGCAAAAAATAAGTTACAAAGAATGCATCAGAAACTTTTAGAATGGGTAATGGCTATCGAATTAGAGAAACGTTACACAAAAGAAGAAATCATTACAATGTATTATAATAAATTTGATTTTTTATATAATGCAAAAGGAATAGAAACGGCTTCACATACTTATTTTAATAAAAAAGCCTCCGAACTTAATTTAGGAGAGTGTGCAACATTAGTAGGAATGTTAGAAAATCCATCTTTGTATAATCCAAAATTATATCCTAATAGAGCTAAAAAACAACGAAACCTAGTTTTATATCAGATGAAAAAGTATGATTTTATAAACAATAAGAGATATAAAGATGAGTTAGAAAAACCCGTTAAAATAAATTTTAAAATACAAAAAAAAGATTTTGAATTATTAACTTATTATGGTGAATTTTTAAAAAAAGAAATTCAAGAAGCATTAGATGATTACGAAAAAAAAACCGGACAAAAACTTAACCTTTATTCTAGCGGGTTAAAAATATATACATCTATTGATGCAAAAATGCAAGATTATGCCGAAAAAGCAGTAAAAAAACATCTTAGCCAATTGCAAATTTTATTTAATAATTCTCAGAAGAAAAATAAAAACGCTCCATTTTTAAATATCACTCCAGAAAAAACAAAGAGAATTCTTCTATCAGCTATGCATAGAACTCAACTTTATCAGGATTTACGACAAAAAGGGATTTCAGAAGAAAAAATTATAGAAACGTTTAAAAAACCACAAAATACAAAATTATTCACATGGAATGGATATAAAAAAGTATTCATATCTCCATGGGAATTCATCCGCTATCAAAAGAGCATAATACAAGCTGGATTGATTTCTATAGAAGCTTCTACTGGATATATAAAAGCATGGGTGGGAGGAGTAGATTTCAATTATTTCCAATATGATCATGTAGCAAAAACACAACGTCAAGTGGGTTCTGTTTTCAAACCTATTTTATATGCAGCCGCAATCAATGAATTGCATTATACTCCTTGTACGAAAATATCAAATGAAAAATTTCATTTAGGAAAATGGAGCCCAAGAAATTCCAATGGAAAATATGGAGGTTTTTTAACTTTAAAAGATGGTCTAGCTCTATCTGTTAATACTATTTCCGCTCGTCTTATTTCTCAAATAACTACAGGGCCAGTGATTAATTTAGCAAGAAAAATGGGAATAGACTCCTTAATCCCTAAACATCCATCTATAGCTCTTGGATCTTCGGATTTAACTTTATATGAAATGACAGGGGCTTTTAATACATTTACTAATTATGGAATTTATGTAAGACCCAGTATTTTAGTAAAAATAGAAGATGAATACGGAAAATTAATTAAAGAACATATAGATCTTAGTAGGAGGCAAGTATTTAGTGAAGAAGTAGCATATATTATGTTAAAATTAATGCAAGGAGTAGTCCAATACGGAACCGCCAAAAGATTACATAAATATAATTTTTTTGTAGGAGATATAGCAGGAAAAACAGGTACTACTAATGAAAATTCCGATGGGTGGTTTATAGGAATGACCCCTAATTTAACTACTGGAATTTGGGTAGGATGGGAGGATAGATTTGCTCATTTTGAAAGCATAAAATTAGGACAAGGAGCAAATATGGCATTGCCTATATGGGCCTATTATATGAGAAGTCTCTATAAAGATTCCAGTCTGATTTATCATGAAAAATTATTATTTCACAAACCAGAAAATTATCATTGGGATAATTGTGAAGAAGATCACAATAATGATAAAGAAAAAAATAAAAATATTATAGATTTAGATGAAAATTTAAATCTTGAAAACGGTAGTAAAAATGATGAAAATTTAAATCTTGAAAACGGTAGTAAAAATGATGATCAATAA
- the coaD gene encoding pantetheine-phosphate adenylyltransferase, whose amino-acid sequence MNKRIAVFPGSFDPITLGHYDVIVRSLNLFDKIVIAIGINSEKNNMFSINRRKEWIQKTFLGFSKIEIDLFQGMTISFCRKKKAQFILRGLRDQLDFEFERKVFYANRELEKRNCIETVFILSSYGKSYISSRIVREIMKNGGDYTIFVPPYVRI is encoded by the coding sequence ATGAATAAGAGAATAGCAGTATTTCCTGGATCTTTTGATCCAATAACTTTAGGACATTATGATGTTATTGTGAGATCTTTAAATTTGTTTGATAAAATTGTTATAGCTATTGGGATAAATTCAGAAAAAAACAATATGTTTTCTATTAACAGGAGAAAGGAATGGATCCAAAAAACTTTTTTAGGATTTTCTAAAATAGAAATAGATTTATTTCAAGGAATGACTATCTCTTTTTGTAGAAAAAAGAAGGCTCAATTTATATTGAGAGGTCTAAGAGACCAATTAGATTTTGAATTTGAAAGAAAAGTTTTCTATGCTAATAGAGAATTAGAGAAAAGAAATTGTATCGAAACCGTTTTTATTCTTTCTTCTTACGGAAAATCTTATATAAGTTCTAGAATTGTAAGAGAAATTATGAAAAATGGCGGGGATTATACTATTTTTGTTCCTCCTTATGTAAGAATTTAA
- a CDS encoding regulatory iron-sulfur-containing complex subunit RicT: MEKLCSSCLKNECTNNRNNMFTKKKCVKKLHVVDWLSNIKPPFLLDNFDLIEVQFKNDRKEFFHNAEKINLCKGDFVTVESKSSGYDIGTVTLTGELVKLQIRNKNNPFSNIKKIYRKSTEKEINIWNFYKKKELKGLLKAKKIAKHLNLSMKICDVEYQGDGEKATFYYTAENRIDFRKLIKELALTFRIRIEMRQIGYRQEAAKIGGIGSCGRELCCSTWLKNFKSVTTNSARYQQLSLNIEKLTGQCSKLKCCLNYELDAYLSAIKDFPDFNCKIHTEKGIAQCMKIDVFKKKMWFSYIKNPNTWFRIEIKKIKEILENNKISPPLEKLSTIDVIQKTELTFK; this comes from the coding sequence ATGGAAAAATTATGTTCAAGTTGCTTAAAAAACGAATGTACTAATAATAGAAATAATATGTTTACAAAAAAAAAATGTGTCAAAAAACTGCATGTAGTAGATTGGTTATCTAATATTAAACCTCCTTTTTTATTAGATAATTTTGATCTTATAGAAGTACAATTTAAAAATGACAGAAAAGAATTTTTCCATAATGCAGAAAAAATAAACCTTTGCAAAGGTGATTTTGTAACTGTAGAATCGAAATCTAGTGGATATGACATCGGAACAGTAACTCTAACCGGAGAATTGGTAAAATTGCAAATACGTAACAAAAATAACCCGTTTTCAAACATAAAAAAAATATACAGAAAATCCACAGAAAAAGAGATAAACATATGGAATTTTTATAAAAAAAAAGAATTGAAAGGTCTTTTAAAAGCTAAAAAAATTGCAAAGCATTTAAATCTCTCCATGAAAATTTGTGATGTGGAATATCAAGGAGATGGAGAGAAAGCTACTTTTTATTATACGGCTGAAAATAGAATTGATTTTAGAAAGTTGATTAAAGAATTAGCTTTAACTTTTCGCATACGTATAGAGATGCGTCAGATAGGATACAGACAAGAAGCCGCAAAAATTGGAGGAATAGGTTCTTGCGGTCGTGAACTTTGTTGTTCCACATGGTTAAAAAATTTTAAAAGTGTCACGACTAATTCGGCTAGATATCAACAATTATCTCTAAATATAGAGAAATTAACTGGACAATGTAGTAAATTAAAATGTTGTCTAAATTATGAATTAGATGCTTATTTATCAGCTATAAAAGATTTTCCAGATTTTAACTGTAAAATACACACAGAAAAAGGAATAGCACAATGTATGAAAATTGATGTGTTTAAAAAAAAAATGTGGTTTTCTTACATTAAAAATCCAAATACTTGGTTTAGAATAGAAATAAAAAAAATAAAAGAAATTCTGGAAAATAATAAAATTTCTCCTCCTCTAGAGAAATTATCAACAATTGACGTGATTCAAAAAACAGAATTAACATTCAAATAA
- a CDS encoding sulfite reductase flavoprotein subunit alpha, translating into MCIQRNIYTDKLVAIVVEQATTKLMKKVYTSFLYNCKELIRKEKKLFFVLIFCFFVIHICFKLKKMLSESKNKAFIEFIKNSSKEEIIWMSGFLSGMISSYGNLKKLRKFKEKITLVYGTETGNAKNLAFSIVRKANNRNLQMRLISLDQYRLIDLKKENYFFIIISTHGEGNPPSSAKSFFDFIHQEKDLHLDNMKYSVLALGDRSYPFFCKAGEDVDKRLHEVGASRLIPLHKCDVSYEDKAEEWLKKIYNFFEKDKFKEKILKKNVEKKKIYGTILTNILLNDKERGSNKEIHHIEILIKNPEDADYKPGDSIGVLAENPSEEVKKIMNHFQGKKDDISGYSNFLKKTNIFNLSKEVLKKYSTLAKKDILHDRVWNLLDLLKNFPMKNRIQPKDLVEILDPIKPRLYSISSSPRVHDSEIHITVSRHKFQINGNIRYGYCSDFISKLKEGDILSFFIHKNYLFKLPESDKDIILIGPGTGIAPFRSFLYEREAIGATGRNWLFFGDQHFSSDFLYQTEIQNWKKNGVLHRVSLAFSRDQEEKIYVQNKIWENRKEFFAWIENGAYVYICGQKKPMSIDVENTIFRVIEESLGTSPEFFIRKMKESGRYLKDVY; encoded by the coding sequence ATGTGTATTCAAAGAAATATTTATACGGATAAATTGGTAGCGATAGTAGTAGAACAAGCTACTACTAAACTTATGAAAAAAGTATATACAAGTTTTCTTTATAATTGTAAAGAGTTAATAAGAAAAGAAAAAAAATTATTTTTTGTATTAATATTCTGTTTTTTTGTAATTCATATCTGTTTTAAACTTAAAAAAATGTTATCTGAATCAAAAAATAAAGCATTCATTGAATTCATAAAAAATTCTTCTAAAGAAGAAATTATTTGGATGTCTGGATTTTTATCTGGAATGATTTCTTCTTATGGAAATTTAAAAAAATTGAGGAAATTCAAAGAAAAAATTACACTTGTTTATGGGACAGAAACAGGAAATGCAAAAAATTTAGCTTTTTCTATTGTTAGAAAAGCTAACAATAGAAATTTACAAATGAGATTGATAAGTTTAGATCAATACCGTTTGATTGATTTGAAAAAAGAAAATTATTTTTTCATAATTATTAGTACCCATGGAGAAGGGAACCCCCCATCATCTGCTAAATCTTTTTTTGATTTTATTCATCAAGAAAAAGACCTTCATTTAGATAATATGAAATATAGTGTATTAGCATTAGGAGATCGTTCTTATCCTTTTTTTTGCAAAGCAGGAGAAGATGTAGATAAACGTTTACATGAAGTGGGAGCTAGTAGATTAATTCCGTTACATAAATGTGATGTATCTTATGAAGATAAAGCAGAAGAATGGTTAAAAAAAATTTACAATTTTTTTGAAAAAGACAAATTTAAGGAAAAAATTCTCAAAAAAAATGTAGAAAAAAAAAAAATTTATGGAACTATTCTAACTAATATACTTTTAAACGATAAAGAAAGAGGTTCTAACAAAGAAATTCATCATATTGAAATTTTAATAAAAAATCCTGAAGATGCAGATTATAAACCAGGGGATTCTATAGGAGTTTTAGCGGAAAATCCTTCAGAAGAAGTAAAAAAAATTATGAATCATTTTCAAGGAAAAAAGGATGATATTTCAGGATATTCAAATTTTTTAAAAAAAACAAATATATTTAATTTATCTAAAGAGGTTTTAAAAAAATATTCTACGTTGGCAAAAAAAGACATTCTTCATGATAGAGTATGGAATCTTCTTGATCTTTTGAAAAATTTTCCTATGAAAAATAGAATTCAACCGAAAGATTTAGTTGAAATTTTGGATCCTATAAAACCCAGATTATATTCCATTTCTTCTTCTCCAAGAGTTCATGATTCTGAGATCCATATTACAGTATCACGTCATAAATTTCAAATAAATGGAAATATTAGATATGGTTATTGTTCTGATTTTATTTCTAAATTAAAGGAAGGCGATATTTTATCTTTTTTTATTCATAAAAATTACTTATTTAAGTTACCAGAATCAGACAAAGATATTATTCTTATTGGACCTGGAACAGGAATAGCACCATTTCGTTCCTTTTTATATGAAAGAGAAGCAATAGGGGCAACTGGAAGAAATTGGCTTTTTTTTGGAGATCAGCATTTTTCTTCTGATTTTTTATATCAAACGGAAATACAAAATTGGAAAAAAAACGGTGTACTTCATCGTGTGAGTCTTGCTTTTTCTAGAGATCAAGAAGAAAAAATATATGTACAAAATAAAATATGGGAAAATCGTAAAGAATTTTTTGCATGGATAGAGAATGGAGCGTATGTATACATTTGTGGTCAAAAAAAACCAATGAGTATCGATGTTGAAAATACTATATTTCGTGTAATAGAAGAAAGTCTCGGGACTTCTCCAGAGTTTTTTATAAGAAAAATGAAAGAAAGTGGACGCTATCTGAAAGATGTCTATTAA
- the rnr gene encoding ribonuclease R: MKLENKINKFSGLSNNNLAIGFINITSYGYAFVNIKGFPKDIFIPKKKTNRAIEGDLVQVKFKNRKSGRKIEGEVIKILKRKRKNFTGILKMESQSQYGLVIVHNNTIHVDILIPINEFKGYQHNEKVLVEIVKWPKNFKNPLGKIIKGFGVSGEYKTEIFSLLSEYGISYEFPKEVEKEAKEIVLKKNSDLNMRRDMRNINTFTIDPLDAKDIDDALSIRKLNSNIWEIGIHIADVSHYVKKGSFLDKEAYTRANSIYFVGKVIPMLPKILSNDLCSLHPEKDKLSFSSIFNMNNQGKILKSWFGKTIIRSNRRFTYEEVQKIIERKKGDYHEDISTLFFFSKILTKNRLKNGAISIEKVEIKFHLDKKNNPTRLYLEKSNEAHRLIEEFMLLANRKISEFVSLNLDGKPSNRTYIYRVHDEPDFQKIFILKKIIEPLGYFLDLKNVKTSINHLLKSIQGKPEKNMIENLILRTMSKAKYSTKNIGHYGLSFVYYTHFTSPIRRYSDIIAHRLLNYYLTKKNNNKLNSIEFYEEQSKHCSEKERLAIDAEREFLKYLQVKHIKKYLGKEFEGIITGFTEWSVYIDLLVFQTEGMIRLRDIKEDLYTLHSNNYSIIGRKKRRVYYLGDRVKVKLIDADIEKKQITLGWIKKE, from the coding sequence ATGAAATTAGAAAATAAAATCAATAAGTTTTCAGGATTATCTAATAATAATTTAGCTATTGGATTTATTAATATTACTAGTTATGGATATGCTTTTGTAAATATAAAAGGATTTCCTAAAGACATTTTTATTCCTAAAAAGAAAACGAATAGAGCTATAGAAGGAGACTTAGTCCAAGTAAAATTTAAAAATCGTAAATCAGGAAGAAAAATAGAAGGAGAAGTCATAAAAATTCTGAAAAGGAAAAGAAAGAATTTTACTGGAATATTAAAAATGGAATCTCAATCTCAATATGGATTAGTTATAGTACACAACAATACTATTCACGTGGATATATTGATTCCAATCAACGAATTCAAAGGATATCAACACAATGAAAAAGTATTGGTAGAAATCGTAAAATGGCCAAAAAATTTCAAAAATCCTTTAGGAAAAATAATTAAAGGATTTGGAGTATCTGGAGAATATAAAACAGAAATTTTTTCTTTATTGTCTGAATATGGAATATCCTATGAATTTCCTAAAGAGGTAGAGAAAGAAGCGAAAGAAATAGTACTGAAAAAAAATTCTGATCTAAATATGAGAAGAGATATGCGGAATATTAATACTTTCACTATAGATCCTCTTGATGCAAAAGATATAGATGACGCACTTTCCATTAGAAAATTAAATTCTAATATTTGGGAAATTGGAATTCATATAGCCGATGTTTCTCACTATGTAAAAAAAGGAAGTTTCTTGGATAAAGAAGCATATACACGTGCTAATTCTATTTATTTTGTAGGAAAAGTTATTCCTATGCTTCCAAAAATATTATCCAATGATCTTTGTTCTTTACACCCAGAAAAAGATAAACTAAGTTTTTCTTCCATTTTTAATATGAATAATCAAGGAAAAATTTTAAAAAGTTGGTTTGGGAAAACTATTATACGATCAAATAGAAGATTTACATATGAAGAAGTACAAAAAATCATAGAAAGAAAAAAAGGAGATTATCACGAAGATATTTCTACACTATTCTTTTTTTCTAAAATTTTAACCAAAAATAGACTAAAAAATGGAGCAATTTCTATAGAGAAAGTAGAAATAAAGTTTCATTTAGATAAAAAAAATAATCCTACTAGATTATACTTAGAAAAAAGCAATGAAGCTCATCGTTTGATAGAAGAATTTATGCTATTAGCTAATAGAAAAATTTCAGAATTTGTTAGCTTAAATTTAGATGGAAAACCTTCTAATAGAACCTATATTTACAGAGTTCATGATGAACCAGATTTTCAAAAAATTTTCATTTTAAAAAAAATCATAGAGCCTTTAGGTTATTTTTTAGATCTAAAAAATGTAAAAACATCTATTAATCATTTATTAAAAAGTATTCAAGGAAAACCAGAAAAAAATATGATCGAAAATTTAATTCTTCGAACCATGAGCAAGGCAAAATATTCTACAAAAAATATAGGACACTATGGATTATCTTTTGTTTATTACACCCATTTTACTTCTCCTATTAGAAGATACTCAGATATCATAGCGCATCGTTTATTAAATTATTATTTAACAAAAAAGAACAACAATAAATTAAATTCCATAGAATTTTATGAAGAACAATCTAAGCATTGCAGTGAAAAAGAACGTTTAGCAATAGATGCAGAAAGAGAATTTTTAAAATATTTACAGGTTAAACATATAAAAAAATACCTAGGAAAAGAATTTGAGGGAATTATTACAGGATTTACCGAATGGAGTGTTTATATTGATTTACTCGTATTCCAAACAGAAGGAATGATCCGATTACGTGATATAAAAGAGGATTTATACACTTTACATTCCAATAATTACAGTATAATTGGTAGAAAAAAAAGAAGAGTTTACTATTTAGGAGATAGAGTTAAAGTAAAATTGATTGACGCTGATATAGAAAAAAAACAAATCACTCTTGGTTGGATAAAAAAAGAGTGA